From the Silene latifolia isolate original U9 population unplaced genomic scaffold, ASM4854445v1 scaffold_454, whole genome shotgun sequence genome, the window ATAGAAATAAAAAAAGGACTTACAAAGTAGCACCCACTAGAGGACAGGACCCCTCTGTGTGTTTATTTTTTTATTCCTACGAAGCTAGACTAAGACTAACAGCCTCATTAGTGAGGCCATTCATACAAGCTAGTACACGAATTCGGATTACATTTTTTATTACATCAATTAGTTGTTCTGAAGAGCGAAAATTATCCTGAAAAATTCGTGCATTCCTCTCGGCCCACAAGTTATAGACTGCTGCACTAAGGGTACATTTAGCCCATTTCTTGCGTATATTCTTCCCAGTAACCCGAGCTTGTCTTCGAAGCTCATGATTAAGACTCAACGGTCGTCTTGTAATCCCCTGCCAGGTGAAAAGGGCTTGAAGAACGCGAGCAGAGTACACACAATCAAAGAAGAGATGTGAGGTTGTCTCTTCAGCTTTAAAACATAAAATGCAGCGACTAACCATGTGAAAACCGCGTTTGCATAGGTTGTCAGTGGTGCTGAGGCTGTTCTGCATTGCGAGAAGGACAATAACTTTGTACCTGGGCATTATGACAGGATCCATGAGCGCTTTGGTCCAGTACAAGTTGGGCGTGGCACCCCTGAAGACTTGATAGATCTTGCTTAGTCTTACATGGGGAGGGCCAGTGGAAGTAAGATGCTGAGCATGTTGCATTCCTGAATGTTGAACGAGCAGGTCACGTAGCTGAAGAAAACGCTTCCATGTCAGGGAAGAGCTCACATGAGATTGTATGGTCCAAATATCCGCACCCCTGATGGTATAGGCATGCATCCAATTAGTCCATACAGACCCAGCGTTGCAGAAAAGCTTCCAGAATTGTTTCAGCATGAACGCTTTGTTCCAACTTAGTATTTCCCTCATATCGAACCCCCTGCCCTGGTGCTGCGGCAGACTTTATCCCAACTGAAGAAAATAAGTTTTCGTTCACCCTGAGAATATCCCCAAATAAATTGCCTGCAAAGTTTTTCAATATGCCTGATAATAGTAGCTAGGTAAGAAAAGGCATGAACATTTAAACTCTCCACCCAAAAAAATTGCGGAATTAAGAAGTTGAACCCTACCAAAGATAACTTAAATTTTTTCTTGCCCAAAGTGGTTGATTCTGTTCTGAATTTTCGTAGGAGGGAGTGGTACATGGCAAAATCAACCGAGAGGAGTGAAGTGGTGTGCCCAGATACCTAAACGGGAAAAACCCCTGGGAGAATTGGGTAGACAACAGGATGGCATCCCGAATATTCTGTTTAACACCACCAAAATAAATGCTTGACTTTTGAGCATTAGCTTTGAGTCCAGACCAAGTAGCAAATTGATTGACCCCATTGAGAACCGCATGAACAGAAGCAATGTCACCCCGAGTGAAGAGCAAGAGGTCATCCGCAAAAAGCAAATGGGAGAGTCCAATCCTGGCACACTTAGGGTGAGAATTGAATTCAAGGCTCCTAAGATGTCTAGAAAGGACCTCCATACAAAGCACAAATAAGAGGGGGGAGAGTGGATCCCCCTGCCTCAAGCCTTTCTTTCCTGGGAAGTATCCTACTAGGCTGCCATTAATCTTTAAGGAGAACTTTGCAGAGGTGACACAGGTGAGGATCCATTGAGAAAAGATATCAGGGAAACCCATGGCAACAAGCATTTGCTTAAGGAAACTCCAGTCTACTGAATCAAATGCCTTTTGTATGTCAATCTTGATCATACATCTTGGGGAGATATTAGATTTTGCATACCCTCTAACAAGCTCTTGAGTAAGAAGAGTGTTATCAAAAATAGAACGCCCATGTACAAACGCAGCTTGCTCAATCCCAACCAAGTGAGGCAACACTTTTTTAAGTCTATTAGCAAGAATTTTACTAATAGTCTTGTAAATGGTGTTGCAGCAAGAGATAGGGCGAAAATCCAAGACTGTATTGGCATTTTCAGATTTTGGGAGGAGGGCAATGACAGTGGCATTGATCTCCTTAAGCATTTTTCCGGACCTGAAAAAGTCAGTGATTGCTCTAGTAAAATCTCCCTGAATAATTGTCCAGGCTTGTTTAAAGAATCCAGATGTATACCCGTCAGGTCCCGGGCTTTTATTCTGGTCAATAGAGAAGAGGGCGAATTTTATTTCGTCAGGGGTAACATTCTGGGTGAGCAGCTGTTGCATAGCATCAGTAAGGCATGGACCAGAATTTATAACCCCCAGGTCAGGCACGACGTTGGGGTCAGCCTCCCCTAACAGTGTCTTATAATACTCCTCAAAAGCATTACCAATAGAGTCTATATCCTCGCAAATTTTCCCATTTATGTCATGGACTTTAGATATGGAGTTTGAGTTCTTTCTTGCTGCTACTTTGGCGAAGAAATATGCAGAATTGGTATCCATAGCCTTTATATCATGTTCTTTAGCCCTCTGATGAAGCATGCCGAGCTCAGATTTTTTAAGTTGATAATAAGCCTTGGAGAGAGCATTTTCCTCCCCCTGCAGGTCTTCATTTGTGGGATTGGCTTGAAGGAGAAGTTGGCATGTGTGAAGCTTTTCTTGGGCTGTTTTGACCCTAGCAGAGATTTGAGAGTATTTGCTGGCATTCAGCTTCTTAAAGGCTGGCTTCAGTAGCTTAAGACGCGTAATTAATTGATACATTGCAGTACCCTTAACTTTTGTGGACCAAATCTGGGCAACAGTAACCATAAATGAAGGGTCAGCACTCCAGCAGTTAAGGAATTGGAAGGGCTTAGGCCTAGATTGGATAGCAGGGTCAACAAGAATAATCAAGGGAGAGTGATCTCGATATCCCCAGAGGGAAGGGCCTCAAAGAAAAGAAGATGGGAAGGTGAGGAGCCAGTCAGCATTGCAGAGGACCCTATCAAGTTTAATCCACTTTCTACTTGCAGGATTTTGATTATTAGTCCAAGTGTAAAAGCATCCCATGGTGGAGAGGTCATTAAGGCTGGCATCATCAAGGCACGAATTGAAGTCATCCAACTCAGAAAGCACAGGATGACAATCACTAATCCTTTCATCAACACTTCGAACACAATTAAAATCTCCTAAAATAAGCCAGGGGGAAGTAAATTGGGAGTTCCTAAGGTGATCCCACAGCTGCATCCTAGTGCCACCATCATTTGAACCATACACAAACGTAACATTCCCAGAAAAGGAGTTCAAATACCGAATATGGACAAGAATCCATTGATTTGCTTCACTAATAACAAAACCTTTAGGAGAGAGCTCTTCCACAGAGCCAAATTCTACCATTGTAATGTGAATTGTAGTTATGGGTAAGGACAAATTGCTTGAAAGAAGAGCACATTGCATTATTCATTTTATGAATCTTAATTCTAGTTTCCAAAACTCCTATAATATCCAGTTTATGTTTGTTAAACAGAGCCACTACTTCCATTTGTTTGAGGTATTCATTCATACCCCTTATATTCCATGTTCCAATTTTCATGGGGGGGGTGTGAGATTTTTGGTCCCCTCAATAATCAGCTCATCTAATGGCCTGCTAACAGTGTTCTGCCCAGTATCTGAAAGAAGCAAAGTAGGGCAGGCTACTTGCTCAGAGGAGGTACTAGGGATATCTGTGAGGTTAGCAACTACTTTACCAGAAATACGTTCATGAAACAGTTCCTGAGAAATAGAATTAGTTGTCTCAGAGACCGCCTCCCGAGATTTAACTTTGTTATCCTTTGAGTATTCTGGCAAAGTGGAACCTCATCGAGGTTAACCCT encodes:
- the LOC141639580 gene encoding uncharacterized protein LOC141639580, whose product is MVEFGSVEELSPKGFVISEANQWILVHIRYLNSFSGNVTFVYGSNDGGTRMQLWDHLRNSQFTSPWLILGDFNCVRSVDERISDCHPVLSELDDFNSCLDDASLNDLSTMGCFYTWTNNQNPASRKWIKLDRVLCNADWLLTFPSSFL